The Plectropomus leopardus isolate mb chromosome 1, YSFRI_Pleo_2.0, whole genome shotgun sequence sequence tcatgtacagatgtttttattcttttcccACTGAGTCtttaagattcaaactctattcaaagaTAATTTCAGCGAGCTGGCATGCATGATGGGAAAGACAAAACGTGAGGAGAGAATGAAGAAATGATGGTAACATGACGGTAAACAAATGTCGCACATGACGCATTTTAGAGCTACgttatgtacaaaaaaattactgaaaaaaaaacctcattacacacaacaaaattccatgacttttccaaaactttctatatttttcactaattccatgacttctccaggcctggaaaatgtgattgtgaaattccaggagtttttcatgttttccatgaccatggaaACCCTGTCTAAAACAAACCGGGGTGTATACGGGGAAATAAATAACCCGACTTCTCCGTGCTTATGTAAAGACCGTATCCCAAATATGATCATAACTGGGATGAGCCTCGTAAACGGggtattcatgtccatgtaagcGCACTCAACGGGCGTTCTCGGTCTGCTCTGAAAGTGTGTACTCGTCAATAGGATTGCTCAGCACCTCACCTCACTTCCTCTTCTTTCAGCCTGCGTGCCGCCTGCTTTGATTGTTTAATTTGCAAGTCCAGTCTGTGTAAGAAGTCTTTGGCTGACAGCTCCTCTGGCTGGGGGGGTTTGGAGTCCTCAGGGGGCGGGGAAGGGGGTGGCGAGGGTCCCTCGATATCCTGCAACATAACACAAGGTGTATCTGCCTCCTGGCACGCTGCTTCGCCGTCCCCATCGGGAGACTCCAGAGACAGTCCGTTAAATATGGAGCGCTTCTCCGACACCACGGGGATGTTGAGGCTGTTCTTCAGAAAAATGCAGTCGTTGCTGAACAGCTTGTTGGCTCTCTTGATTTGCTCCATCTGGTGAAACAGGGTGACAGCAAAAATGACAGTGTGAAAATAGTATCATATCCGTGACTAAAGTCCCTTGTTTTGATCGTTTGCATTGAGCTTACGTCTGAGGACCAAATCACCTCATAGCAGCCGATATAAACATGTAGTGTCAGTGATATAAATATATGGAGCTGCTCCTCAAAGAGAACACTCTTCTTGAATTTGTGTTGGACATGAGCTCTTACTCTGCTTTTATCTATCCAAGCAAAAGCAGGCTAAGATTTATCCACAGGAAAACccctttgcaaaaaaagtagGACTGCAACAGGATTCCTCGTTCATGCGTTTTTTTACGTACTTGTCCAAAACTTCATTTTGTCGGACATCTATTTTCAATAGATCTTCAGTGGCTTTTGCAGTTGAATGAACTCCTTCCTCTTTGATTGTAATTTTTGAAGTAGTGCAAGAGGGCATGCTTCTTTCCAGATATGAATGCCTTTATTTCCTTAattatttgacacattttacgtATGAAGTGAAAGCAGGACGCCTCTCTCACACAACTTACAATAACATGTAGACTGACTTACAGACAACTGTGACAAATACttacatatatttgtttgtatgCACCCTATGCATGTGTTCATGTTTACGTTTTGATCTTTCGgcattttgtttatgtgtttaaagaaagaaaaaaagttagtaTATTACAAAGTCAGTCTTTAAATCCTTTTGATTGCTTGCACGTGAGCCTAAAGTACAACATTATATGTGCATTCTTAACTGGAGAGAAATCGTCTGAACAGCACTGAAACAATCTTTGGACCCAAACTATCAATTATAATGCTATGCTATAGGAAATTTAGATGTAGGCTtctatgaaatatttatataacgTTGTACAGCGTGAAGTGTGCACAGAAactcatttcatcatttcatagATGATGCAGCCAGCTGTGCTCAGGGTGGACTCTCCCGTTAAATCAGCATTGCATGAATCATAGTCGCACAATATGCAAGACTTCcttaaatattacaataaaggAGAAGGttgaatattttcttaaaattgaCACCCAGAAAGTATCTGGAGGATTGGCTAGACTTAAATGTTAGGGGTTCctaattattttattgctgGACCCCTAATGTTTAGGTGACAACACAGAACCCATTATAGACACTGTTgcaaaaagtttgcatttaaaggttcagtgtgttgGATTTGGGGAGATATATTagtagaaatggaatataataagcatgctttctttagtgtataattactTGAAGATAAaaattgttatgttttcattaccttagcaTGAGCCGTTTACACCTACATGTGAAGTGGGTCCTCGTTTACGGAGCTCGCCATTTGCGCCGCCACGTTTCCACAGTAGCCCAGAAGCTAcaaaggaattctaactggaggaagtttcagctggttgcgcTTTGCATTCCTCGCTGCtacatgccactaaatcttacacacttttCCTTACATCAAATTTCAGACAACTATTGACACCCTGTGAATCTTGGGTGTTCTGGGGCCTTTAAGTCCGGGTAGTCGGGGCTCCGGGGCGATTTCCACTCTGCCTGGTTAATAATGTGACGGTGGCTGGAGTGTCAATGCAAACTTGAttaaactttcactttcaattAGGTGTAAATGAACACGGTCCGCCCCAATTCTTTATTTCcttacttttttaatgtgaaataatcATATTGCATTACCTGCGCCCTATCTGAACCTCGTTTCACCTCAGTGGTGTTGCTATAGTTGTGAAAATGGAAGTAGAATAAAGAAGTAAGTCCTTTTCCCAAAAAGATGAAGTGAAATAGAGAAAGTTTTAATGTGTTGGCTCACATCCCCGTTTAATGGACTTAAAGGACGCTGCAGCAACATTTCTAAAGAGCTCTGACTGTCAGTACGAAACCGAGTGTTGAAAgaatttcatgtgatttttctGGGTCCAGTTTATTTTGCACCATAAACTGACGTTAAAGGAAAATCAAACTACAGCGTCCTGACAGATCAGTGATGTCcacacagtggtggaatgtgactaagtacatttattcaagtataAATTTACTTGTACGTTAtatgagtattttattttcatgctccTTTATAATTTTACTcgttacatttcagagggaaatattatacttttaaatttacatgtatttgacagctttagttactttacacattaagatttttgaaaaatgaataaataaaaataacataagaactgtttataaaatatgataaaatttACACAAGTACTGCTGCTTTGAttcaaagaaaattaattgccattGTATTTTGATAAGTGATatgtttcaagtgtttttttccatttattttttttcatgttttttatgtttttctactttttttttaagttttggggttttttttcagggggtgttctgtttttattcaattCTGAGTTTTGGGTGtagtttccttttttcaaattttgtattttttttcgtttttaataatttggggggttttggtaggttttgtctttttatacatatatatattttgaggttcttttttggggtttttttttttgacattgggCACATTTACCTTTTATAAGTATTTTCTTGACTATACTTCCATACTTCTAACTAAGTATAATGATCAATAcaagacttttacttttaccagAGTagtttcacagggtggtatcagtacttttacttcagtggAGGAGCTGAATACTTCGTCCGCCACTGGAGTCCACATGATAGAGAAAATACGTGATGCTGTGTTTGGGTCCTCTCATCTGACAGTGAAAACTGATCTGATGCATCACAACTGATTTCATATTTCATCAGATCCTCTTGTCGAGGTGAACATCGGAGCTCAGACTAACGTCGCAGTGGTTGTGTGGTAATCTTACCGTAACACCGTATTTCAGAGCAATCCCTTGCAGGGTATCACTGTCAGTAACCCGATGCTCTATGTATTTCTCCCCCAGAGAGGCCGTGACGCTGGCTGTGCTTCCGTACGAGCGGATCTTGGTCCGGGCCAGGCTCTGGGACAGTTCGCTCTCGGACTCGGAGCCGGACCTGGACCGAGGGAAGATGGGCTGACCGAAGCGTCCTCCTCCATCCCGCATCGGCAGGACGGGCGAAAACTCCGCCATCTTCTcttgaataaataaagagcCCGGTCACCTCCGTCTGTTTTAACGCGCCGGTTGAGTCGCTGCGGGGAAGTAAATCGCTGGTTTAGGCGGCAGGGAGGTTCCCATCCCCGGTCATGTTCACCGTGTCAGCCCTGGGGACAAGAGACATGTTTCGGAGACCACTACCTCACGGGTAGCTTTGTCATAGATCCGTTACGTTGACGTAAAAACGTCCAGAACGTCCAGGAGGAACAACAATAATACCGCTTCCGGTTacactttcaaaataatttcaccAATACGATAATCACAAACCACAATCACAAATTATTAAAGTATATGTACAAACATTTCATAGACTTTTCATAGGCTTTTCTgtgatgtctttttatttctttgatttattttttattttacctttttaatttatgttttatcaattttattttattttatttctggttTGATTGCTCTTATAGTTtctgttgttgtcgttgttgtatATTGACATTATGCATTGTGCTGCATTATTTGTCccttggttttaattttatcctatcTCTGTCCTAGTCTCCTCTCACTTGTGTTCAGTAGGAGtatttggctttctgttgtattattattataatcattattattattatgaactGCTGAAACGAAGTCTGAAACAAAACAGTTGGCAGTCACTTTCTAGAATACTAAAGAGAAATCGCACATGAACGAAactgatttgtatttttgataaagcagatacattttacatttatattccCTGGAGTATCTTGCTTTAGCCCTAAATTAGCCACAGTGGCTCAATTTAAACTCTTCTGTTTAGTCAACCCTCGAAACCCTATGGttataaacaaacatgtttccaatcacaaggaaaaaagaggtggaaaaactgacacattttcTAGCGTAGGTGTGATTAGCCCAaccaccaaaatattttcttaaaagtgaaactgaattACCTGTCAGTTAATTAGCCTACACAATGTCAAAATGTGGTTCATGTGCAGAGCAAGTGTGAGGTGAGAAATGAGAGTTACTGTTGAAGTCACCTTTGACTTTACCGACTCAAATTTGATTACCAAATTTGACTAACTGAATGTAAATTTGATCTAAATCAAAatatacactgaaaaaagattttaaaacagcaattGCACCATTAGGCCTATTTGAGGCTCCATACCATAAATGAGCCCTAAGTTAAAAATCTAGTTTTAAGGGACTGCTGTTGATAATTATAAGGGGAAACAGGGCATGCCAAGAAATATGCactggcatttttattttttttttttaatttatgctcaaccttgaatgtttttattttgtatttattttaaacccCTGGTGGGtctgaaaggcatgttttctttcaaaatcgcCTAAATCACAAAATTTATCCtaaccaaaaaatgtaaaaattattgaattatcattggaatttttacattttcgaCAGCTTTTTAACACATACTTTTTAAGAGAGGATTTGTATTTCgcttaagaaaaaatgttggttttggcTCCTTGTGTTGGCTCCAATACTACCTATATTTGgtgtgtaaaaaattaaaatgtgtaagtGTTTTAATATAGTAGACCTATATATGGTGGTGGTCCATGGTGGCATAAACCAATTACTGCTCACTAACTAATAGAAAGCTGGCTCAGGAGTTTGGACTTTCAGTCTTACTGGTTGTCCCCTTTATCAGCTCACTATATGTTGTTAATTGCATTGACCTTgtaaaacagcagtaaaatactCCCTTATTGAACTTCTACAATGAAAAGTCCTTAGATCAAAGACTGAGCTAGTTGTTAGTTacctcacttttcttgtgtaaCTCATAATGAACTAGGACTGACTGGAGAGATCCTTTCACACTGTGTGGAAACATTCAGCAGGTCTCTGTGACCACTAACCACTGCATGTGACATCTGGAGCCAGTGCCGCTACGTGCAGGATCACTTTTCAGTGGCATCTGTGAGAGGAACATGGTTAACAGTCCCATGATCAACCATGGATAAAAATAATGCGTTCACACGgtaaaagctataaaaaattATAAGGGATTTTCCCTCGATGGGATAACAGTATCATAAAGTCTGCCAAATGAGGATGCAACTGTTTATACACCAAACAGATTTTTCCCGTATTCCCTGCAATCATATTGACAtcagtcacacaaacaaaacattccCCTCTATTTTTAGGATGGAAAGTTGAAGCAGTTACAGTAAAAACTATGTGAGTGGTGTAGGAAAGTGCATTTTAATATTCTGACACTCTGTCTACAGTGTATCAAATGAGGGCTTTGATCAACTTCCTTGGAGatgttgttttagtttattt is a genomic window containing:
- the lysmd2 gene encoding lysM and putative peptidoglycan-binding domain-containing protein 2, whose product is MAEFSPVLPMRDGGGRFGQPIFPRSRSGSESESELSQSLARTKIRSYGSTASVTASLGEKYIEHRVTDSDTLQGIALKYGVTMEQIKRANKLFSNDCIFLKNSLNIPVVSEKRSIFNGLSLESPDGDGEAACQEADTPCVMLQDIEGPSPPPSPPPEDSKPPQPEELSAKDFLHRLDLQIKQSKQAARRLKEEEVRNNEEDYTAPTTSYQEI